The window GGCCTGTTCGAGGCGGTGTGGCGGGACGCGCTGCCGCTGCGTCTTGGCGCGCCCGACGCGGTCACGGAGGAGGAGCGGGACGGCCCGGACGGCACCGACCTGGAGATCCTCTCCCTGCTGCTGGCCGGGCTGACCGACGCGAGCGTCGCCAAACAGCTCGATCTCGGCCTGCGGACCGTACAGCGTCGCGTGAAGCGGCTGATGGAGCTGACGGGCGTGACGACCCGGCTCCAGCTGGGCTGGCACACGTACGAGAAGGGCTGGGTGGCCCGGGAGCGACAGGACTGACCTGCGATTTCGCCCGCTCTCCCGCACTCTGGACAGATGGGAGCGTGGGAACTCCTGCTGGTCGGTGTGGTGCTGCTGCTCGGCCTGAGCGGAGTGCTGGTACCCGGCGCGCCGGGGTCGTGGCTGGTGTGGGCCGCGGTCCTGTGGTGGGCGTTCGAGGATCCGCAGGGGATCTCATGGGCCGTACTCGTGGGCGCCACGGCCGTCCTGTTCGTCGCCCAGGTGATCCGCTGGCAGCTGCCGCCGCGCCGGCTGCGCGCGAGCGGCGCCACCCCGCGCATGGCGGCGTACGCGGGCGTGGGGGCCCTGCTGGGCTTCTTCCTGCTGCCCGTGCTGGGCGCGATACCCGGCTATCTCGGCGGCGCCTATCTCGCCGAGCGGCTGCGGCTCGGCG is drawn from Streptomyces liliifuscus and contains these coding sequences:
- a CDS encoding DUF456 domain-containing protein, translated to MGAWELLLVGVVLLLGLSGVLVPGAPGSWLVWAAVLWWAFEDPQGISWAVLVGATAVLFVAQVIRWQLPPRRLRASGATPRMAAYAGVGALLGFFLLPVLGAIPGYLGGAYLAERLRLGGHGEAKASVRSVMRAGGTSVLVELFACLLITGAWLGAVIWGP